The DNA window ACAGATACTGTATCGCTTTTGAGCGTCACAGCCGAGTTCATTGATCAGAAATTAAAAGCTTAAGTTTTTCACTTCAGTGAACTCAATAGTACTGCTCAGAGGGCTTTACTGCATAGTTATCATAACTGTTTTTTCACCCGTATCTTCTTCAGAACATTCTTGATGACATGGATAAGCAAGCAGGTAGAAATGTTGAAGTATCTGAAGACAATTTTAAGTTGACTGAGGTGTTAAGTCAGTTCTGTGCCATATGAAATTCTAAATTTCAATCCAAATTTAATCTATTCAATGCATATCATACTAGATAGTAAGTAGTTATACTTCAGCCTTTCATTTGATATCAAAAGTGAGAGTTAGACTCACCCATGGGTGCTAATTGCTGGTTCACTCCCACAGGTCTCTGCTACAGAGATGACTGGAAtcctgggtggcagggttagaCTGGGCCTCCTGTCTGACTGGCTGCGCCGGATGAATGGCTGAGGCCCTCGTGCAGACACTGGCAGCCGACCACGCTCACCCCATGGACGAGGCAGAACACTGCTACCAGTGGAGGCCCATGCCTGAGGGGGCTTAGGTGTAGGAACAGGTTGAGCCTCAAATAATGATGATGAAACCGGGCAAAACACTGATCGGGCATTACTAAATACTCTCGAAATGTCCTCAGTACTGTTTTCTCTGGACCGTCGCTGCACTTTTGGGGAAGCAGGAGGTGATggtgccttaaagggataggttACCCCTGTCATCGTGATGGGGGTGTGGTCTTGTCGCGTTGCAGGGGTGCTTGGAAGTGTTCGTTGGCCAGCGGAAGGTGGGGTGGGGAGTTTGCGAACTACAGGAGGACTCGATGAAGTTGAAGAAGAGGGTTGACTTTTCAATACTGGAGGACTAGGGAGCCTTCGATGTAACAAAGGTGTGGATGGTAACATGCGGAATCTGGATAGAGGTGGAGTGGAAGGGTTTTGGCTCCTGCAGGCACTGTTTGGCACTTGTGTTTCATTGGTACTGTTCTCATTTTGTGAAATCTCTACATCACCTTGGCAGGAGGAAATCTGCCTGTGGCCCTGCTCAGCTGTAAGTTTTTCTGTCAGTGAGTCAGAAGAATGCCTCAAGTGGATTATCTTTCTTGCTTGTTTGTAGAGGGAGGCAGCCTCCTCGCTTTCCGTGTCTGTTTCATGGCTGGAATCATAGTGACCACCCTTCAGAACTCCTCTGGTTTCTTGATGTGTGGAACGAACTGGCGACATACTAACAGAGCCCTTACACAAATTCCCCCTACTGGGTAGCACTGTAACAGAGTGCAGTGAGGCTCGTAACCTATGAGACATTGCAGTCCTTTTTGGTAGGGTGGATCGTCCCCTGCTTGTTACATTTTCTCTTGTGTCCTTTGCCTGTACATTTTCAAAGGAATTGTCCATGAGTACCTCAAGTGGAGGGGGTGGTAGATTGTCAATGTCAATATCTTCTGTCCTTTCAGAACATCGTGACTCCCCTCGACCACTGAGTATACTATTTTCGTTGAATGCTAATGTGCCAGTGGCACTTAAACCTGGAATGATGGGAACACCACACTTTCTTACACCAAGCATTTTTGCACTGTCTGGGATCTGTTTACTTTCCTCCAACCCCTGACTAAAGGTGTCAATCAGTTTTTTAACAGAATTCCTTTCCTTATTCAATCCTGAAGATTGGCGAGGTGATGGTGGAGGGCTTGGCACAGGTATTACCTTAACCGGCCCTATAACAGGTggagcttttgtgtctttttcctttttcttttctttgtcctttttctttttttcttccatcTCTTCCTTTTCACTTCCTTGCTCTACTTTTGCATTGCATGACTTTCTTTGGTTACTTGGAGAAAAAATGTTCCTGTTTAAAGAACGCTGCCTCTCAAAGGCAACTGATGAAATGGTTTGCGGTTGCTGGATTTTCTTAGATGAACCTTGCTTTGCATTGCCTTCACACTTAACCTTGGTCATCTTCTCCAGCCTTTGGTTGAGTTCCTTTTGAGTTCTCTCAAGTTCAGTCAGTGTAGGATCTTCTGCTTTATTGCGCAGAGAGTCTGCTGATCTCGACCGTTTTGTAACTGTGGTCTTTTTCTTGGAGGTTTTAGAGGAAGCTGTTTGGGGTCTTTTAGAACTTTTGTCACCATCCTCAGTCCACTGGTGACTGCTGCTCTTTGGGCTATCTGTCGGTTTTTCCTTTATTCCAGAGCCTTGGGATGGCAAAAAACGAATCCGGCCACTAATGGCATCTTTCAGCTTTAATGTCATTTCAATGTTTTGTGGATTCTCTATTCGCCTTGTTGGCAAACGACGTGGTTGACTAAACTCTGGAATAGAAGAATCTGATTGTTTCCTTCTTTTGTCCTTGCAAATTTCTTCTTCACTACCATTCTCCACATCGTCCCCTTCACCTTCATCCAAGGATACAGAACCAAGTAGTGATTCTGTATCCCTCTGTTCTTTTGCTGTAAGAGTGCAAGTTGAGTCTATAGAGTTAAGAGAGCTGCTTTTGCTCATTGTTTTGAGAAGTCTGCCTCTGTATGAGCCTTGGTGTACTGGTGTAAAACCACAAGGGCTACTCGATGTAGCACGAATGGTTCCAGTTGACTCACAACTTTCTCTGCGTTGGCGCTGTCTGTCTGAACCTGCCAGGGATTCACTTTCTGCCCCAAGTCCACTGTCCTCACTAAAAAGCGCAGAGTCTTCTGGGCCAGGTTTTTTCTGTGATGCAGCCTCAATCCGTGAAAGCAACTGCATTAATCTAGACTCTGAAACCCGTTTTGTCCTGAGTTTCTCATCCAGAATTTCAGTAATGGAGGAAAAGTAATCCACTGCCTCCTCAAGAGCGGTATCCCCAATTCCACACACTGACTGACCCACTTGACGCATCTTCTGTACGGTATACTGAAGGAGCTGTTGTAGCAGGTCTGGTGGGGGCTCACTACAGGTGGAAGTCAATTTTTTTGCTGAGTTGGATGAGGAGGAATTCTTTTTTTCGCAAGGCCAAGCCAGATGTTCTCCATTTCCTTTGAACATCATCTCCCCCTCTTCCACGATTTCCTGCAGCCCTTTGTTTATTTCCTCATAGCGTAATATCATGAATGCCACCATGGGTTGCAAGGAAATTTGGGTTTGGGCTGCATGATCTAGTAACCCTAACAGATCTTCATATTTAGTGATGCTAGGGTTAAGATATGCATACGCTGCTTGATGAGCCTTCACAAGTGCCTCTGGAAAGTCTACCTTTTCTTcactttttctttccttttctttcttcttGTTTAGTTTTACAGCTTTAGAAACTTTCTTTGACTTCTTTGCACCCTTTTTGTCATAAGCTTCTCGTTTTTCTTCTTGTCTTTCCTTCCCTTGAGATAATATATTGATGCTAATCTCTTGTGTACCAAGTTTGGCAGAAGCAGCCCCGTCAGTTGCAGGCTCGGCCAAAGATAATTTCTTCCCTAATGATGTGGAACTTGTGTTGCTTTGAACCGTTGATTTGTTTCTATCTTTGTCCCCTCTACAAGATCCTCCACTGCTCCCATCATCAGACTGTGATTCTCCTGGGCTCTCGTGAGTCCCTGGAAGTAGAGTTCTCCCTCTTCTGAATGTACCCTGTACTCCATGGAGACTGTTCCCCCGTGATGGAGAGCAGCCCATTTCAAAGCAATTGCAGTTCACCTAGATTTTGCAAAAATACAGTCCAACAAATACAAGGAGGCAGACCACTCCATCTGACGCCAGGATGTTTGAGAGCCACCAGCTGCGCTTGTCATTTTCATATGACTCTAATTACCAGACACACAGTTGACTGTCTCTATGTATCCTAGGAAATCACGGTAGAAGGAACTTTCAGAAAAATCTAATGAAGTCCCAATGGAGTCTCTTCTTATTcagttaaattatgaaaaaaaaaaaatatattccacaattgatcaaaagtgtttGTATTTCTTTTGAAGGAAATATTGCCAAGCATTTTCTCTAACACCGTAGAGTCCCTCTGTACCTTTTGGAGGACGAACAGCTAAAGAGATTAGTAAGGATTTGAGAGTAGTCCTAGGCATGCACATATGTCAACTTACAGCAAATAAAACACACGCTCTCAAGACCTTAAGCTTATTAAGGTAATCAGAGTTGTTTTCAGGTAGCTTTTTATAGCTCAAACCTAATCTCCCATAGAAAAGTTGgtgtaaaataaaattctgttcAGTGAActattgtaaattaaaaatattccaTTTGATTTTATGCATCTTGTTTTAACCTTTTTCACAGAAAAATGTATTCccaacaaatattttattgtgacacattgttttaaacaagacctcaaacattttaataaatccagtgacaataataacatttattatacTGTTGTAATAGCACAGTGGCACAAAAACCTGTATTCAGCCCTAGCTGCTGATTGGTGTTCTGACGTCAATGCTAGAGAGGGGAATGCCAGCAAAGAGtcttgcttaaagggatagttcacccaactatcaactaccatagtaggacaaaaatactatggaagtcaatggctaccgtaaACTGTCTGGTtataacattctttaaaataatttcttttgtgttttggtttggaacaacatgagggtgagcaaataatgacaaattttcatttttgggtgaactatccctttaagcaaaaGAGATCAACACCAGCTATTGGATAAAGAATCCATTATGCACCagataattgtatttttttttttttttaacattttaataggACTTTAGAGGGGCATTGTATTatacagtaatattgcaaaatgtttacatacattttttcactattttctaaaaacaaaaaaacatattgaCATTCCACATATTACAAGTTGCATATACTattctattatttattttgataaatgttATTCTGCATTCATAGAACACAATTCACAATTGCACATCACAACACATGCAAGGAAttacaaaacacaacacacacaggGTCACAGCACCCTGCTTGCATTAACATATTTGTGCAGTctttttatattacatctgaaatatgagatataagatatgtatgcatgtatataatgtataagATAAGGGAGTTTATCTAAGTGGCACCAATTACACCAAATAAttttgttaacttttttttattgacttgcccatttactaataaataatttataaaataataatgtcagCAGTGATCTACTAAAGAGTATATGTCATACAATAAAAGATACATACAATACTTTGTACTTTTCAGTTAGTCATAAGAGACTATTTTACAtcacagaaaagaaaatatttaatatttcttttaTCATTAATATgtctcaaagaaacaaatatttttaaaaggtcataattttttttttttttttaattcagaacATTTTGCAGCTGGGATTCAATGCTTATTTTGAACTGGGGAGGATGTTTTGCATTCTGAACGTTGTAGTATGTCAGAAGTGTCCGATCCTGCTGCTAGAGGGTCCTGTTACTTCTGGTCAGGCACCCCCCAcgggattgggcacccctgtaTTTAGTTTTCAAAGAATATCAAGCACTTTTAtttcaaaagatcaaggcaGATTAGATTCTAAATGATATGACCCTTTTAACATCACTTATCAAATGGATTTCCTCCTAGGTCTTTTCCTTATTGTCTGGTAAAGAAATTCCATTTTGTCTATCTTGTTCTCTTGATGTAACTCTTTTCTTGTGAACTGAATTGAACCCAAACCAGTATCAACTGAGTTAATTGTATTTTGTGATCCCATTATAAAATTAGGTTCTGCTGTTATCTCTGGAATCAAATCAATTGAGTCGATCACGTGATTATTGGCTTTTGCTATATATGCCTCTCGACTAATCTCTTCTTTCTTCTTGCAGAGAGCCATGTACCACTTGGGTGCAAAGTGACAGAAAATAATTCCATAACATGACACTAAGATAGCAGCTGCTTGAATTGAATAGCGCTCATTGATCTTAGCAATGTACACAGGGGTGAAACAGACCCACACAAAAAGGTAGACTAGCATGCTTAGGATGATATGTCCAGTCTCATTGAAACGCTGTGGTACTTTTCTCCCTTTAAAGGCCAGCGAAAAGCAGATAAAAGCCAGCAATGCTATATAGCAAAGCATGATGGCAAATCCAATGCCAGAACCTTCATTGCACTGTACAGTAATCAACATGCTTTGGTCAGTCTGAAAGGTCTCCACAACTGGAGAATCAAATATCATCCAGAAGATACAGATGAGGACTTGAAGGAGAGTACCACATGTTATAATGACAGGGGGGTTGTAAAACCTTTTTATACGCTCCCGGCGATACGGTAGAAGAAAGGTTGCAAAGGTGCGTAGAGCTTTAACCAAAATACATGAGACTGTGAGCGAGAACCCTAAGGCATACAAGATCTGTCGACCCCTGCAAATGTGAACATTGGGTTTGCCAATAAACAGTATGACACTAGTATAGCTGAGTGCTAACCCTGCCATGATTACAAAACACATCATTCCCCCTGCCTGTTTCATGACAGGTTCTCCAAAAAAGACCAAGAAAATAATCAGGGAGAAGAACAACAACAGATAACCTAATGCAGTAAATGTAAGCAGAACTATTGCATGGGGCCCATCCCATTTCCAATAGTCCTCTTCCTTTGGCTTACACGAAGTCCATCCTTTCAAAGACCAGGTACCATTTTCACAAGGGAGGCAATTTGGTAAGTCTGAAAGAAAGATAAAGTTGCACACCTACTTCAGTAATTCAGATTTATGGTACATTTCCATCAAGACAATTTCAAGTGTCTCAGCATATGAATTTTCCCTTTTTTAAATTAGGCTAATCGGggtttgaaaacattttaaatgtaagcTATTGAATTCTAGGCTTTCTATAGAGTGCATGCTTAATTTTTCAGTGACATCATCTCAAATTTTCTATACAGCTtgatgggtaatgtagtttttcacaaCAAATATTATagaaaattttgagaaaaaagtggagataaaatattgagaataaagtcattaaattacaagaacaaattcattaaattatgaaaaaaatgttgttaaatttccagaaaaaagtcgagataaaatgttgagaataaagccattaaattataagaaaaaagttgttaaattacgagaaaaaagtcgaaataaaatgttgagagtaaactcgttaaattatgagaaaaaactcgttaaattttgagaaaaaagtcgagataaaatgttgagaataaacttattAAGTTACGAGAAAacaactcgttaaatttcgagaaaaaagtcgagataaaatgttgagaataaacttattAAGTTACGAGAAAacaactcgttaaattttgagaaaaaagttgagataaaatgttgagaataaactcgagaaaacagttgttaaatttcaaaaacaaattcgttaaattacgaatttttctcataatttaatgactttattctcataatttaatgtttattctcaacattttatctcaactttttttctcgaaatttattgagtttattctcaacattttatctcgacttttctcaaaatttaacgtgttttttcttgaaatttaacaactttaatctcgagatgactatatttttttattattgcttggccctaatcctcttctgcaCAGTTGTGTATCTACTGGCTCAAATTGTAATTTTGAATGAAAATTTAAATGAGAAAttatccataaaaacaacacCATTTACAATTTAATACTTACTTGTTTCATTAGAGTAAGTACCCTCCAAACATTTTCTGCAATTATGGCAGCATGATGTTTTGAGAAGTTTCTTTGCTGTACCAGGAGGGCAAATATCAGAGCACATTGAAATAGGAATCTAAAACAAGATTCATGGAAGCAAGGTTAATATGTAGTCCttacttgaaatatgtaatAATACCCTTTTGATACTGTTTATGATAATAGTGCCTAGCATGGGATGCTTTAGTTAACCAGAAAGACCATGCAGGTTGAAACATTTTGGTCGGAGAACAACATGGCTATGCAGTTTGGTTCAGCATAGAAATTTGTGTTAGTTTAAGCTTTTTCATGATGTTATGTATGGTTCCATATACTGTACTAATGAGTTTTTATAATCACAATTATTCTCACCGTATTGCTTGGATTACTCCATGATATGGGTGCCTTAATGTGAACTTCTTTTTCTGTCAGATTGTAATttccaacaacaacaaagcgtCTCTGGCCAGTTGATTCTTGTGGTTGCCAGTTAATTAAATCATAGCCGTTCATGAAATTTCCGGATGCATTGAAATAGAATGTCTGATTGTCCATAGTAAAATTGACCTTTTTCAGTTCCTTGAGaagcttttaaaaaataaataaataaaaataaatgagttTCATGGAAATTATATCAAGACCTGTTCCTTTTTACGCATGTTAGCATAAAGGCATCTCCAAAATGGGATGTAAACAACTTACCTTCCATGGTGGAAAGTCCCTTTCTCCAGGACAATCAGTTTCACTGCAGTTCAGAAGACGTTTCAAAGCATGAGCAATGGACCATACAGCTAACCTTTCACCATAGGTTATGCTGATGTCGACAGCTTCTGTCAGAAAACCTGTGTCTTTCCCTAACTGCTTATACTCCTCAAGGAAGAGGTTTACAGAGCCCGGAGCAAGAGTCAGCTGATCTAGAAACTCCTTAAAACCAGGATTAGGGCCAGTGATGAATGTGAACCCAAAAATGTCACCTAATTGATTGATTCCATCCATTTGCGATATATTTCGTGACATTGACCAAGCATCACTTGCAATCCAAGTACGTGAGATGTTCTGCCGAATCATCTCCTTGAAGAGTTTAGAGACCAGCTCTTCCTTTAGGATAAGTAACACAACTTTAGCTTCAGATGAGCGGATTGTTTCCGCCACCTCTTGGATCCTGTTGTCGATTTCATCGTGAGCTAGGTAATGAGGCAATACTTCTTTAAAAGCATGGCAGATATCTACATTTTCTGCATCTGCCAAGAAGCTCTGCAAGGCATTTTTCCCATAATCATCATCCCCATAGACCACCCCAACCCAGTCCCAGTGAAAGTGTTTCATGAAATTAGCCAGAGCTTTGGTTTGGTGAACATCACTGGGAATGGTACGTAGGAATGCTGGATATCGTACCCTATCACTAAGCGTTTGTGCAGATGATGTTGTGCTTATCTGAAAGAGaaaataagagagagagagagaaagttcaGGAATATTCATTGAGAGTTGTATTTGACTCCCT is part of the Chanodichthys erythropterus isolate Z2021 chromosome 18, ASM2448905v1, whole genome shotgun sequence genome and encodes:
- the pcare1 gene encoding photoreceptor cilium actin regulator → MGCSPSRGNSLHGVQGTFRRGRTLLPGTHESPGESQSDDGSSGGSCRGDKDRNKSTVQSNTSSTSLGKKLSLAEPATDGAASAKLGTQEISINILSQGKERQEEKREAYDKKGAKKSKKVSKAVKLNKKKEKERKSEEKVDFPEALVKAHQAAYAYLNPSITKYEDLLGLLDHAAQTQISLQPMVAFMILRYEEINKGLQEIVEEGEMMFKGNGEHLAWPCEKKNSSSSNSAKKLTSTCSEPPPDLLQQLLQYTVQKMRQVGQSVCGIGDTALEEAVDYFSSITEILDEKLRTKRVSESRLMQLLSRIEAASQKKPGPEDSALFSEDSGLGAESESLAGSDRQRQRRESCESTGTIRATSSSPCGFTPVHQGSYRGRLLKTMSKSSSLNSIDSTCTLTAKEQRDTESLLGSVSLDEGEGDDVENGSEEEICKDKRRKQSDSSIPEFSQPRRLPTRRIENPQNIEMTLKLKDAISGRIRFLPSQGSGIKEKPTDSPKSSSHQWTEDGDKSSKRPQTASSKTSKKKTTVTKRSRSADSLRNKAEDPTLTELERTQKELNQRLEKMTKVKCEGNAKQGSSKKIQQPQTISSVAFERQRSLNRNIFSPSNQRKSCNAKVEQGSEKEEMEEKKKKDKEKKKEKDTKAPPVIGPVKVIPVPSPPPSPRQSSGLNKERNSVKKLIDTFSQGLEESKQIPDSAKMLGVRKCGVPIIPGLSATGTLAFNENSILSGRGESRCSERTEDIDIDNLPPPPLEVLMDNSFENVQAKDTRENVTSRGRSTLPKRTAMSHRLRASLHSVTVLPSRGNLCKGSVSMSPVRSTHQETRGVLKGGHYDSSHETDTESEEAASLYKQARKIIHLRHSSDSLTEKLTAEQGHRQISSCQGDVEISQNENSTNETQVPNSACRSQNPSTPPLSRFRMLPSTPLLHRRLPSPPVLKSQPSSSTSSSPPVVRKLPTPPSAGQRTLPSTPATRQDHTPITMTGVTYPFKAPSPPASPKVQRRSRENSTEDISRVFSNARSVFCPVSSSLFEAQPVPTPKPPQAWASTGSSVLPRPWGERGRLPVSARGPQPFIRRSQSDRRPSLTLPPRIPVISVAETCGSEPAISTHGLEDGPVGGDKPWREQTEIRGAIRSVSHPDLCIVGQGLQREWGK
- the LOC137006280 gene encoding G-protein coupled receptor family C group 6 member A-like, whose translation is MYLQVFYRPLIGILILAGSGSACEYSPGICGAWADGDIRIGVLNSCHSKVQTLQVRERPEKYNCTELNLLSLVRTLAVVHTIETINNSSYLPGVRLGYYICDTCSDASKAIQSTEQLLAVNGTLSVQCEVLERPNVKTIIGARFSEDSLAVARLLSLYMVPQISTTSSAQTLSDRVRYPAFLRTIPSDVHQTKALANFMKHFHWDWVGVVYGDDDYGKNALQSFLADAENVDICHAFKEVLPHYLAHDEIDNRIQEVAETIRSSEAKVVLLILKEELVSKLFKEMIRQNISRTWIASDAWSMSRNISQMDGINQLGDIFGFTFITGPNPGFKEFLDQLTLAPGSVNLFLEEYKQLGKDTGFLTEAVDISITYGERLAVWSIAHALKRLLNCSETDCPGERDFPPWKLLKELKKVNFTMDNQTFYFNASGNFMNGYDLINWQPQESTGQRRFVVVGNYNLTEKEVHIKAPISWSNPSNTIPISMCSDICPPGTAKKLLKTSCCHNCRKCLEGTYSNETNLPNCLPCENGTWSLKGWTSCKPKEEDYWKWDGPHAIVLLTFTALGYLLLFFSLIIFLVFFGEPVMKQAGGMMCFVIMAGLALSYTSVILFIGKPNVHICRGRQILYALGFSLTVSCILVKALRTFATFLLPYRRERIKRFYNPPVIITCGTLLQVLICIFWMIFDSPVVETFQTDQSMLITVQCNEGSGIGFAIMLCYIALLAFICFSLAFKGRKVPQRFNETGHIILSMLVYLFVWVCFTPVYIAKINERYSIQAAAILVSCYGIIFCHFAPKWYMALCKKKEEISREAYIAKANNHVIDSIDLIPEITAEPNFIMGSQNTINSVDTGLGSIQFTRKELHQENKIDKMEFLYQTIRKRPRRKSI